A window from Garra rufa chromosome 14, GarRuf1.0, whole genome shotgun sequence encodes these proteins:
- the calm3a gene encoding calmodulin 3a (phosphorylase kinase, delta) isoform X1, with protein MQADQLTEEQIAEFKEAFSLFDKDGDGTITTKELGTVMRSLGQNPTEAELQDMINEVDADGNGTIDFPEFLTMMARKMKDTDSEEEIREAFRVFDKDGNGYISAAELRHVMTNLGEKLTDEEVDEMIREADIDGDGQVNYEEFVQMMTAK; from the exons atgcaggCAGATCAGCTGACCGAGGAACAGATTGCTG AGTTCAAGGAGGCGTTCTCACTCTTCGACAAAGATGGCGATGGCACCATTACCACCAAAGAGTTGGGCACAGTCATGCGCTCATTGGGTCAAAATCCCACTGAGGCTGAGCTCCAGGACATGATCAACGAGGTAGACGCTGATG GCAATGGAACTATAGACTTCCCAGAGTTCCTAACCATGATGGCAAGGAAAATGAAGGACACGGATAGTGAAGAGGAAATCCGAGAAGCTTTCAGAGTCTTTGACAAG GATGGAAACGGCTATATCAGTGCAGCCGAGCTGCGTCACGTCATGACCAACCTGGGCGAGAAGTTGACAGACGAGGAAGTGGACGAGATGATCCGAGAGGCAGATATTGATGGAGACGGCCAGGTCAACTATGAAG AGTTTGTCCAGATGATGACTGCAAAGTGA
- the calm3a gene encoding calmodulin 3a (phosphorylase kinase, delta) isoform X2, whose translation MADQLTEEQIAEFKEAFSLFDKDGDGTITTKELGTVMRSLGQNPTEAELQDMINEVDADGNGTIDFPEFLTMMARKMKDTDSEEEIREAFRVFDKDGNGYISAAELRHVMTNLGEKLTDEEVDEMIREADIDGDGQVNYEEFVQMMTAK comes from the exons ATG gCAGATCAGCTGACCGAGGAACAGATTGCTG AGTTCAAGGAGGCGTTCTCACTCTTCGACAAAGATGGCGATGGCACCATTACCACCAAAGAGTTGGGCACAGTCATGCGCTCATTGGGTCAAAATCCCACTGAGGCTGAGCTCCAGGACATGATCAACGAGGTAGACGCTGATG GCAATGGAACTATAGACTTCCCAGAGTTCCTAACCATGATGGCAAGGAAAATGAAGGACACGGATAGTGAAGAGGAAATCCGAGAAGCTTTCAGAGTCTTTGACAAG GATGGAAACGGCTATATCAGTGCAGCCGAGCTGCGTCACGTCATGACCAACCTGGGCGAGAAGTTGACAGACGAGGAAGTGGACGAGATGATCCGAGAGGCAGATATTGATGGAGACGGCCAGGTCAACTATGAAG AGTTTGTCCAGATGATGACTGCAAAGTGA